In one window of Rhodopseudomonas palustris HaA2 DNA:
- a CDS encoding sulfite reductase subunit alpha, whose protein sequence is MSQNMPPPIPMLVPETAPFSDEQRAWLNGFFAGLVSLDDAGVTALSSEQAAALLAGGPAPTAEDDDGGAPWHDQTLPIGERMQLADGKPLRWKLMAAMAQQDCGQCGYDCRNYSAAIFEGKETRLNLCAPGGKDTARMVKTLAEQIGSAPKADNARSLATDAAPAVALPPRGTSRDNPATAKVLSRRKLNKDGSEKETWHIEFDLEDGLAYEVGDSFGLFPGNDPRLVELVLKALGAPATFPIGDRTLREALIDSVSLAPAPDMLFQLISYITGGDKRKRARALANGEDPDGDAATLDVLAALEKFPGIRPDPEAFVEALDPLQPRLYSISSSPKTTPGRLSLTVDCVRYTIGKRQRLGVCSTGLAERVTPGDTVRVYVQKAHNFALPADPNQPIIMIGPGTGVAPFRAFLHERQAVAAPGKNWLFFGHQRSACDFFYDDELNAMKRSGLLTRLSLAWSRDSGEKIYVQDRMREVGRDLWSWLTEGANIYVCGDAKRMAKDVELALVDIVAQHGARTPAEATAFVSELKKQGRYQQDVY, encoded by the coding sequence ATGAGCCAGAATATGCCGCCGCCGATCCCCATGCTGGTCCCGGAGACCGCGCCGTTCTCCGACGAGCAGCGCGCCTGGCTGAACGGTTTCTTCGCCGGCCTCGTCTCGCTCGATGACGCGGGCGTCACCGCGCTATCGAGCGAACAGGCCGCCGCATTGCTGGCCGGCGGCCCGGCGCCCACCGCGGAGGACGACGATGGCGGCGCGCCGTGGCACGACCAGACGCTGCCGATCGGGGAGCGGATGCAGCTCGCCGACGGCAAGCCGTTACGCTGGAAGCTGATGGCCGCGATGGCGCAGCAGGATTGCGGCCAATGCGGCTACGATTGCCGCAACTACTCGGCGGCGATCTTCGAAGGGAAAGAGACGCGGCTGAATCTATGCGCCCCTGGCGGCAAGGACACCGCCCGCATGGTCAAGACGCTGGCCGAGCAGATCGGCAGCGCACCGAAGGCCGACAACGCGCGATCGCTCGCGACCGATGCGGCGCCCGCCGTGGCGCTGCCGCCGCGCGGCACCTCGCGCGACAATCCGGCCACGGCCAAAGTGCTGTCGCGCCGCAAGCTGAACAAGGACGGCTCCGAGAAGGAAACCTGGCACATCGAGTTCGACCTCGAAGACGGCCTCGCCTACGAGGTCGGCGATTCCTTCGGGCTGTTTCCGGGCAACGATCCCAGGCTGGTCGAGCTGGTACTGAAGGCGCTCGGCGCCCCCGCGACGTTCCCGATCGGCGACCGCACGCTGCGCGAGGCGCTGATCGACAGCGTGTCGCTGGCGCCCGCGCCCGACATGCTGTTCCAGCTGATCAGCTACATCACCGGTGGCGACAAGCGGAAGAGAGCCCGCGCGCTCGCCAATGGCGAGGATCCGGACGGCGACGCCGCGACGCTCGACGTGCTGGCGGCGCTGGAGAAGTTTCCCGGCATCCGCCCCGATCCGGAAGCCTTCGTCGAGGCGCTCGATCCGCTGCAGCCGCGGCTGTATTCGATCTCGTCGTCGCCGAAGACGACTCCCGGCCGCTTGTCGCTGACGGTGGATTGCGTGCGCTACACCATCGGCAAGCGGCAACGGCTCGGCGTCTGCTCGACCGGCCTCGCCGAACGCGTGACGCCCGGCGACACCGTGCGCGTCTATGTGCAGAAGGCGCACAATTTCGCGCTGCCGGCCGATCCGAACCAGCCGATCATCATGATCGGCCCCGGCACCGGCGTCGCACCCTTCCGCGCCTTCCTGCACGAGCGGCAGGCGGTGGCCGCGCCCGGCAAGAACTGGTTGTTCTTCGGCCATCAGCGCTCGGCCTGTGATTTCTTCTACGACGACGAACTCAACGCGATGAAGCGCAGCGGTCTCCTCACGCGACTGTCGTTGGCATGGTCGCGCGACAGCGGCGAAAAGATCTACGTGCAGGACCGGATGCGCGAGGTCGGCCGCGATCTGTGGAGCTGGCTCACCGAAGGCGCGAACATCTATGTCTGCGGCGACGCCAAGCGGATGGCCAAGGACGTCGAGCTAGCGCTGGTCGACATCGTCGCGCAGCACGGCGCGCGCACGCCGGCGGAGGCCACCGCCTTCGTCTCCGAGCTGAAGAAGCAGGGCCGCTACCAGCAGGACGTGTATTGA
- a CDS encoding NirA family protein, with product MGSEFTIDQKRYLEGFATGINAARVQRGALPAAGSAQPSGPDAIHIAAQDRYTAAGKKLAEAEKWKREEHPFDAYARLKQQAKTNTPPKPADNFRWRFYGLFYVAPTQSSYMCRLRIPNGVLTSWQMQGLADIADNCAGGYSHVTTRANLQMREIAPKNAVTLIEGIESLGLWARGAGADNIRNVTGSATAGIDPQELLDTRAYAREWHFHILNERALYGLPRKFNVAFDGGGLIPTLEDTNDIAFQAVTIGDGHGVEPGVWFRLSLGGITGHKDFARDTGVIVPPDEATEVSDAIVRVFIEHGDRTDRARSRLKYVLDRFGFDEFLRRVEGRLGRKLVRVPAEAAQPRPAQDRAAHIGVHRQKQAGLNWIGVRLPLGKLTSAQMRGLAEIAHNFGDGDIRLTVWQNLLISGVPDARVADASAAIVALGLAIDASPIRAGLIACTGATGCRFGAAKTKETAEAIAGYCEPRVPLDTPVNIHLTGCHHSCAQHYISDIGLIGAKVAISDEDTVEGFHIHVGGAFGEGAAIGAEVLRDVRQDDAPRVIAQMLSTYLAQRASPDETFLAFARRHDTPTLQRLFALETGA from the coding sequence ATGGGAAGCGAATTCACGATCGACCAGAAGCGATACCTGGAAGGCTTCGCCACCGGCATCAACGCCGCGCGGGTGCAGCGCGGCGCCCTGCCCGCCGCCGGCAGCGCGCAGCCCTCCGGCCCCGACGCGATCCACATCGCCGCGCAGGATCGCTACACTGCCGCGGGCAAGAAACTCGCCGAAGCGGAGAAGTGGAAGCGCGAGGAGCATCCGTTCGACGCCTATGCGCGGCTGAAGCAGCAGGCCAAGACAAATACGCCGCCGAAGCCGGCCGACAATTTCCGCTGGCGCTTTTACGGGCTGTTCTACGTCGCCCCGACCCAGAGCTCCTATATGTGCCGGTTGCGGATTCCCAATGGCGTGCTGACGTCGTGGCAGATGCAGGGCCTCGCCGACATCGCCGACAATTGTGCCGGCGGCTATTCCCACGTGACGACGCGCGCCAATCTGCAGATGCGCGAGATCGCGCCGAAGAACGCCGTGACTCTGATCGAAGGCATCGAGTCGCTCGGCCTGTGGGCGCGCGGCGCCGGCGCCGACAACATCCGCAACGTCACCGGTTCGGCCACCGCCGGCATCGATCCGCAGGAATTGCTCGACACCCGCGCTTACGCGCGCGAGTGGCACTTCCACATCCTCAACGAGCGCGCGCTGTACGGCCTGCCGCGCAAATTCAACGTCGCCTTCGACGGTGGCGGGCTGATCCCGACGCTGGAGGACACCAACGACATCGCGTTCCAGGCGGTGACGATCGGCGACGGCCACGGCGTCGAACCGGGCGTGTGGTTCCGGCTCTCGCTCGGCGGCATCACCGGCCACAAGGATTTTGCCCGCGACACCGGCGTGATCGTGCCGCCGGATGAAGCGACCGAAGTCTCGGACGCGATCGTGCGGGTGTTCATCGAGCACGGCGACCGCACCGACCGGGCCAGGTCGCGGCTGAAATACGTGCTCGACCGTTTCGGCTTCGATGAGTTTCTCAGGCGGGTCGAGGGGCGGCTCGGACGCAAGCTGGTGCGCGTGCCCGCGGAGGCCGCGCAGCCACGGCCGGCGCAGGATCGCGCCGCGCATATCGGCGTCCATCGCCAGAAGCAGGCCGGGCTGAACTGGATCGGCGTGCGGCTGCCGCTCGGCAAGCTGACGAGCGCGCAGATGCGCGGCCTCGCCGAGATTGCGCACAATTTCGGCGACGGCGATATCCGGCTGACCGTGTGGCAGAACCTGTTGATCTCCGGCGTTCCGGACGCGCGTGTCGCGGACGCAAGTGCGGCGATCGTCGCGCTCGGCCTCGCGATCGACGCCAGTCCGATCCGCGCCGGACTGATCGCCTGCACTGGCGCCACCGGCTGCCGGTTCGGCGCCGCCAAGACCAAGGAAACCGCCGAAGCCATCGCGGGCTATTGCGAGCCGCGGGTGCCACTCGACACGCCGGTGAACATCCACCTCACCGGCTGCCATCATTCCTGCGCGCAACATTACATCAGCGACATCGGCCTGATCGGCGCCAAGGTGGCGATCTCCGACGAAGACACCGTCGAGGGCTTCCACATCCATGTCGGCGGTGCGTTCGGCGAAGGCGCCGCGATCGGCGCCGAAGTGCTGCGCGACGTCAGACAGGACGACGCGCCGCGTGTCATCGCGCAAATGCTGAGCACGTATCTCGCGCAACGCGCTTCGCCGGACGAAACCTTCCTCGCCTTCGCGCGCCGCCACGACACCCCGACGCTGCAACGTCTGTTCGCTCTGGAGACCGGTGCATGA
- a CDS encoding globin family protein, producing MTPAQIALVQQSFAKVAPISEQAASLFYGRLFEIAPEVQPLFAKADIRDQGKKLMGTLAVVVGGLTDLPAILPAASRLAKLHVSYGVQPTHYAPVGAALLWTLEQGLGGAWTPDLAEAWTAAYATLSNYMIAEAYGVAA from the coding sequence ATGACCCCCGCACAGATCGCCCTGGTTCAGCAGAGCTTCGCCAAGGTCGCACCGATTTCCGAACAGGCGGCGAGCCTGTTCTATGGCCGGCTGTTCGAGATCGCGCCCGAGGTGCAGCCGCTGTTCGCCAAGGCGGACATCCGCGACCAGGGTAAGAAGCTGATGGGCACGCTCGCGGTGGTGGTCGGCGGGCTGACCGATCTGCCGGCGATCCTGCCGGCGGCGAGCCGGCTCGCCAAACTGCATGTCAGTTACGGCGTGCAGCCCACGCACTACGCGCCGGTCGGCGCCGCGCTGCTGTGGACGCTCGAACAGGGGCTGGGCGGAGCCTGGACGCCCGACCTCGCCGAGGCGTGGACCGCGGCCTACGCAACGCTGTCGAACTACATGATCGCGGAAGCCTATGGCGTGGCGGCGTGA
- the pimD gene encoding pimeloyl-CoA dehydrogenase small subunit, translating into MDFDLSEEQRLLKESVEGLLKSSYDFDSRKKYAKEKDGWSRDVWGKFAEQGLLGLPFSEEDGGFGAGAVETMIVMEALGHSLVLEPYLPTVIIAGGFLRRAGSAAQKAAHLPGIIDGSKTFAFAQLEKNSRWDLGDVSTTAKKKGDGWILDGEKFVVLNGEAADTLVVTARTAGGQRDRNGVGVFLVPADAKGVSRKGYPTQDGQRAADITFTGVEIGADAVIGDPANGLPLIEQVVDDARSALCAEAVGAMDESLTTTVEYIKTRKQFGVPIGSFQVLQHRAADMFVAAEQARSMAMFATMAADFDDAKERANAIAAAKVQIGKSAKFVGQQSIQLHGGIGMTMEAKIGHYFKRLTMIEQTFGDTDHHLARVSEAGGLI; encoded by the coding sequence ATGGATTTTGATTTGTCGGAAGAGCAGCGGCTGCTCAAGGAAAGCGTCGAGGGTCTGTTGAAATCCTCGTACGATTTCGACAGCCGCAAGAAATACGCCAAGGAAAAAGACGGCTGGAGCCGCGACGTCTGGGGCAAGTTTGCCGAGCAGGGCCTGCTCGGCCTGCCGTTCTCGGAAGAAGACGGCGGCTTCGGCGCCGGCGCGGTCGAGACCATGATCGTGATGGAAGCGCTCGGCCATTCGCTGGTGCTCGAGCCGTATCTGCCGACCGTGATCATCGCCGGCGGCTTCCTGCGCCGCGCCGGCTCGGCCGCGCAGAAGGCCGCGCATCTGCCGGGCATCATCGACGGCAGCAAGACCTTCGCGTTCGCCCAGCTCGAGAAGAATTCGCGCTGGGATCTCGGCGACGTCTCCACCACTGCCAAGAAGAAGGGCGACGGCTGGATCCTCGACGGCGAGAAGTTCGTGGTGCTGAACGGCGAGGCCGCCGACACGCTGGTGGTCACCGCGCGCACCGCGGGCGGCCAGCGTGACCGCAACGGCGTCGGCGTGTTTCTGGTGCCGGCCGACGCCAAGGGCGTGTCGCGCAAGGGCTACCCGACCCAGGACGGCCAGCGCGCCGCCGACATCACCTTCACCGGCGTCGAGATCGGCGCGGATGCAGTGATCGGCGATCCGGCCAACGGCCTGCCGCTGATCGAGCAGGTGGTCGACGACGCCCGCTCGGCGCTGTGCGCGGAGGCGGTCGGCGCGATGGATGAATCGCTCACCACCACGGTCGAGTACATCAAGACCCGCAAGCAGTTCGGCGTGCCGATCGGCAGCTTCCAGGTGCTGCAGCATCGCGCCGCCGACATGTTCGTCGCCGCCGAACAGGCCCGCTCGATGGCGATGTTCGCCACCATGGCGGCGGATTTCGACGACGCGAAAGAGCGTGCCAACGCCATCGCGGCGGCCAAGGTGCAGATCGGCAAGTCGGCCAAGTTCGTCGGCCAGCAGTCGATCCAGCTGCACGGCGGCATCGGCATGACGATGGAAGCCAAGATCGGCCACTACTTCAAGCGGCTGACCATGATCGAACAGACCTTCGGCGACACCGACCACCACTTGGCGCGCGTCAGCGAAGCCGGCGGGCTGATCTGA
- a CDS encoding nitrate reductase, with translation MNAPTQHPPAVRTTCAYCGVGCGVLAKPDGRGGAAITGDPEHPANFGRLCSKGSALGETLALDTRLLHPMRRGADSAMARTSWDDALDTVANGFADVIAKHGPDSVAFYLSGQLLTEDYYVANKLMKGFVGSANVDTNSRLCMASSVAGHRRAFGSDTVPGTYADLDQADLIVLVGSNAAWCHPVLYQRIIANKRARGATIVVIDPRRTASVEDDDLHLPVAPGMDTVLFSGLLVHLADTLALDDAYLEAHTTGLTEALVRAREIAPDIAATAAMTGVDAADIARFFALFRATERVVTCYSQGVNQSAQGTDKVNAIINCHLSTGRIGRPGMGPFSLTGQPNAMGGREVGGLANQLAAHMGFDAEAIDRVGRFWRAPNMARREGLKAVQLFEAIDRGEIKALWIMATNPAVSLPRADVVQEALRKLDLLVISENVISNDTVAAGAHVLLPAAAWGEKDGTVTNSERRISRQRAFLPLPGEAKPDWWSVAQVAQRMGFGDAFAYHSAAQVFREHAALSAFENDGRRDFDIGALADLSDEAFNALDPVQWPARAGKPATDTRFFADGHFFTPDGRARLIAPAMPALHEAPSPAFPLLLNTGRVRDQWHTMTRSGLSPRLGAHLPEPFVELHPDDAAAAGLKDGGFARITTTHGACILKVIVSAGQRRGSLFAPIHWSGETAATARVGALVAPVTDPFSGQPEAKATPAAIARVDYALRGFVLSRQPLTLSGDDWWARVAVRNGAGLLIASDEPASAWRGRAATLFGDGVELAEYLDAPRQSFRAAAFENGRLIGCLFVGPAEATPTWDAVKTLFEADALPDRQRRAVLSGRSTDGVADTGPIVCACFGVGLTSIRDAIESAAAISVDDIGRHLRAGTNCGSCLPELRKIVAGAKVGETV, from the coding sequence ATGAACGCACCGACGCAACACCCGCCCGCGGTGCGCACCACCTGCGCCTATTGCGGCGTCGGCTGCGGCGTGCTCGCCAAGCCCGATGGACGAGGCGGCGCAGCAATCACCGGCGATCCGGAGCATCCGGCGAATTTCGGCCGGCTGTGCTCGAAGGGCTCGGCGCTCGGCGAAACGCTGGCGCTCGACACAAGGCTGCTGCATCCGATGCGACGCGGCGCCGACAGCGCAATGGCACGCACGTCCTGGGATGATGCGCTGGACACGGTTGCGAACGGCTTTGCGGATGTCATCGCCAAGCACGGCCCGGACTCGGTCGCGTTCTATCTGTCGGGCCAATTGCTCACCGAGGATTACTACGTCGCAAACAAGCTGATGAAGGGTTTTGTCGGCTCGGCCAATGTCGACACCAATTCGCGACTGTGCATGGCCTCCTCGGTCGCCGGCCATCGCCGCGCTTTCGGCAGCGACACCGTGCCGGGGACCTACGCCGATCTCGATCAGGCCGACCTGATCGTGCTGGTCGGCTCCAACGCCGCCTGGTGCCATCCGGTGCTGTATCAGCGCATCATCGCCAACAAGCGCGCGCGCGGTGCGACAATCGTGGTGATTGATCCGCGCCGCACCGCGAGCGTCGAGGACGACGATTTGCACCTGCCGGTCGCGCCCGGCATGGACACCGTGCTGTTCAGCGGCTTGCTCGTACATCTCGCCGATACGCTGGCGCTCGACGACGCCTATCTCGAGGCCCACACCACCGGCCTCACCGAGGCGCTGGTGCGCGCTCGGGAGATCGCGCCGGACATCGCCGCGACGGCGGCTATGACGGGCGTCGACGCGGCCGACATCGCGCGCTTCTTCGCGCTGTTCCGCGCCACAGAGCGCGTCGTGACCTGTTATTCGCAAGGCGTCAATCAGTCGGCGCAAGGCACCGACAAGGTCAACGCCATCATCAACTGCCATCTCTCCACCGGGCGGATCGGCCGGCCCGGCATGGGGCCGTTCTCGCTCACCGGGCAGCCCAACGCGATGGGCGGTCGCGAGGTCGGCGGCCTCGCCAATCAGCTCGCCGCGCATATGGGCTTCGACGCCGAGGCGATCGATCGCGTCGGCCGGTTCTGGCGCGCGCCGAACATGGCGCGGCGCGAAGGGCTGAAGGCGGTGCAATTGTTCGAGGCGATCGACCGCGGCGAGATCAAGGCGCTGTGGATCATGGCCACCAACCCGGCAGTGTCGCTGCCCCGCGCCGACGTCGTGCAGGAGGCGCTGCGGAAGCTAGACCTCTTGGTGATCTCCGAGAACGTGATCAGCAACGACACCGTCGCCGCCGGCGCGCATGTGCTGCTGCCGGCGGCCGCTTGGGGCGAGAAGGACGGCACCGTCACCAATTCGGAACGCCGGATCTCGCGGCAACGGGCGTTCCTGCCGCTGCCGGGCGAGGCGAAGCCGGATTGGTGGAGCGTCGCGCAGGTCGCGCAGCGCATGGGATTCGGCGACGCTTTCGCTTATCACTCGGCCGCGCAGGTGTTTCGCGAGCACGCCGCACTCTCGGCTTTCGAGAACGACGGCCGCCGCGATTTCGACATCGGCGCGTTGGCCGACCTCAGTGACGAGGCCTTCAACGCGCTCGATCCGGTGCAATGGCCGGCGCGCGCGGGCAAGCCTGCGACCGACACGCGATTCTTCGCCGACGGGCATTTCTTCACGCCCGATGGTCGCGCGCGGCTGATCGCGCCGGCGATGCCAGCCTTGCACGAAGCGCCCTCGCCCGCGTTCCCGCTGCTGCTCAACACCGGCCGCGTTCGCGACCAGTGGCACACCATGACTCGCAGCGGCCTCAGCCCGCGGCTCGGCGCGCATCTGCCGGAGCCGTTCGTCGAGCTGCATCCGGACGATGCGGCAGCGGCCGGCTTGAAGGACGGCGGCTTCGCGCGCATCACGACGACGCACGGCGCTTGCATCCTCAAGGTGATCGTCAGTGCCGGTCAACGCCGCGGCTCGCTGTTCGCGCCGATCCATTGGAGCGGCGAGACCGCGGCGACGGCGCGCGTCGGCGCGCTGGTGGCGCCGGTCACCGATCCGTTCTCGGGTCAGCCGGAAGCCAAGGCGACGCCGGCCGCGATCGCGCGAGTCGACTACGCGCTGCGCGGCTTCGTGCTGTCGCGGCAACCGCTGACGCTGTCCGGGGACGATTGGTGGGCACGCGTCGCGGTGCGCAACGGCGCGGGCCTGCTGATCGCGAGCGACGAACCCGCCTCCGCGTGGCGCGGTCGCGCCGCGACGCTGTTCGGCGACGGCGTCGAGCTCGCCGAGTATCTCGACGCACCGCGCCAGAGTTTTCGCGCGGCGGCGTTCGAGAACGGTCGGCTGATCGGCTGCCTGTTCGTCGGCCCGGCCGAGGCGACGCCGACATGGGACGCGGTGAAGACGCTGTTCGAGGCTGACGCGCTGCCCGATCGGCAGCGCCGCGCCGTGCTGTCCGGCCGCTCCACCGACGGCGTCGCCGACACCGGACCGATCGTCTGCGCCTGCTTCGGCGTCGGCCTCACCAGCATCCGCGACGCGATCGAGAGCGCCGCCGCGATCAGCGTCGACGACATCGGCAGGCACCTGCGCGCCGGCACCAATTGCGGCTCGTGCCTGCCGGAGCTGCGCAAGATCGTGGCGGGGGCGAAGGTGGGCGAGACGGTCTGA
- a CDS encoding SDR family NAD(P)-dependent oxidoreductase, with protein MTANPFDLTGKVAVITGSSRGIGRASAELLAKLGAKVVVSSRKADACEEVAQSIRKDGGDSHVIACNISRKAEVEALIDGANAKYGKIDILVCNAAVNPYYGPLLDIADEAFDKIMASNVKSNIWLCARAIPQMAERGGGSVVIVSSIGGLRGSTVIGAYGISKAADFALCRSLAGEWGPRGVRVNCIAPGLVKTDFARALWEDEANLKRRTASTPLRRIGEPHEIAGAVAYLGSDAATFMTGQTIVIDGGVTTASV; from the coding sequence ATGACCGCCAACCCGTTCGATCTCACCGGCAAGGTCGCCGTCATCACCGGATCGTCGCGCGGCATCGGGCGGGCGTCGGCGGAGCTGCTGGCGAAGCTCGGCGCCAAGGTGGTGGTGTCGAGCCGCAAGGCCGACGCCTGTGAAGAGGTGGCGCAATCGATCCGCAAGGACGGCGGCGACTCGCATGTGATCGCCTGCAACATCTCGCGCAAGGCCGAGGTCGAGGCGCTGATCGACGGCGCCAATGCGAAGTACGGCAAGATCGACATCCTGGTCTGCAACGCCGCGGTGAATCCGTATTACGGCCCGCTGCTCGACATCGCCGACGAGGCGTTCGACAAGATCATGGCGTCCAACGTCAAGAGTAACATCTGGCTGTGCGCCCGCGCGATTCCGCAGATGGCCGAGCGCGGCGGCGGCTCGGTGGTGATCGTCTCCTCGATCGGCGGCCTGCGCGGCTCGACCGTGATCGGCGCCTACGGGATTTCGAAGGCCGCCGACTTCGCGCTGTGCCGCAGCCTCGCCGGCGAGTGGGGGCCGAGAGGCGTGCGCGTCAATTGCATCGCGCCGGGCCTGGTCAAGACCGACTTCGCCCGCGCGCTGTGGGAAGACGAAGCCAATCTGAAGCGCCGCACCGCCTCGACCCCACTGCGCCGGATCGGCGAACCGCACGAGATCGCCGGCGCGGTCGCTTATCTGGGGTCGGACGCCGCGACCTTCATGACCGGCCAGACCATCGTCATCGACGGCGGCGTGACGACGGCGTCGGTGTAG
- a CDS encoding globin family protein, whose protein sequence is MSRSHGLSPAEVAEIQNSFDRMWPRSNVMVDLFYDRLFELVPDSRPLFRDDMANLKRKFISTLAVIVGSLDNLSGLLSVADKLARDHVHYGVTASHYAPVGEALLWSMREGLGTHWTPAVEDAWTKLYVFLSGRMIAAAYA, encoded by the coding sequence ATGTCTCGCTCACACGGTCTTTCGCCGGCGGAAGTCGCCGAGATTCAGAACTCGTTCGACCGGATGTGGCCGCGGTCGAACGTGATGGTCGACCTGTTCTACGACCGGTTGTTCGAACTGGTGCCGGACTCGCGGCCGCTGTTTCGCGACGACATGGCGAACCTCAAGCGCAAGTTCATCTCGACCCTCGCGGTGATCGTCGGCAGTCTCGACAATCTCTCCGGGCTGTTGTCGGTCGCCGACAAGCTCGCCAGGGATCACGTGCACTACGGCGTGACAGCGTCGCATTATGCGCCGGTCGGCGAGGCGCTGCTGTGGAGCATGCGCGAAGGTCTCGGCACGCACTGGACGCCGGCCGTCGAGGACGCCTGGACCAAGCTGTACGTGTTTCTGTCCGGCCGGATGATCGCTGCCGCCTACGCCTGA
- a CDS encoding NAD(P)/FAD-dependent oxidoreductase, protein MSEPLVIIGNGMAAVRLVEELAKTALGRYAIAVIGDEPRLAYNRVLLSSVLAREIPATEIELRPAQWWRDRGVTLLYGESAAAKAIDPAIRRVRLATGATLPFSRLVIATGSKPIRLNVPGMELPGVLTFRDLADVAAIEQAASGGRSAVVIGGGLLGLEAAYGLAKSGTKVTVVHLMDRLMERQLDPTAAAMLKRAVERKGITVELSADTAAIIGDGRVEAVQLADGRTLAADLVVVAAGIRPNVELARAAGLDIGRGILVDDHLQTSKRDIYAIGECAEHRGACYGLVEPAYEQARALASHLAGRDGAYRGSVLATNLKVSGVDLFSAGDFLGSPGTEEIVLTDPGLGSYKKLVIKGDRLTGCVLFGDTADGLWYLDLIRSGQSIDAIRHDMMFGRALAARAGKSVAA, encoded by the coding sequence ATGAGCGAGCCGCTCGTCATCATCGGCAACGGCATGGCGGCGGTGCGGCTGGTCGAGGAACTCGCCAAGACCGCGCTCGGCCGCTACGCCATCGCGGTGATCGGCGACGAGCCGCGGCTCGCCTACAACCGCGTGCTGTTGTCGTCGGTGCTGGCGCGCGAAATCCCGGCCACCGAGATCGAGCTGCGGCCGGCGCAATGGTGGCGCGACCGCGGCGTCACGCTGCTGTACGGCGAGAGCGCCGCAGCGAAGGCGATCGATCCCGCGATCCGCCGGGTGCGGCTCGCCACCGGCGCGACGCTACCGTTCTCCCGACTGGTGATCGCCACCGGCTCGAAGCCGATCCGGCTGAACGTGCCCGGCATGGAGCTGCCGGGCGTGCTCACCTTCCGCGATCTCGCCGACGTCGCGGCGATCGAACAGGCCGCCTCCGGTGGCCGCAGCGCCGTGGTGATCGGCGGCGGATTGCTCGGGCTCGAGGCCGCCTACGGCCTCGCCAAATCCGGCACAAAGGTCACCGTGGTACACCTGATGGACCGGCTGATGGAGCGCCAGCTCGATCCGACCGCCGCCGCGATGCTCAAGCGCGCGGTCGAGCGCAAGGGCATCACTGTCGAACTCTCCGCCGACACCGCGGCGATCATCGGCGACGGCCGCGTCGAGGCGGTGCAGCTCGCCGACGGCCGCACCCTCGCCGCCGATCTCGTCGTGGTCGCCGCCGGCATCCGCCCCAATGTCGAACTGGCGCGCGCCGCCGGCCTCGACATCGGCCGCGGCATTCTGGTCGACGATCATCTGCAAACCAGCAAGCGCGACATCTACGCGATCGGCGAATGCGCCGAACATCGCGGCGCTTGCTACGGCCTGGTCGAGCCGGCTTACGAGCAGGCGCGCGCACTGGCCTCGCATCTCGCGGGCCGCGACGGCGCCTATCGCGGCAGCGTGCTGGCGACCAATCTCAAAGTGTCGGGCGTCGATCTGTTCTCGGCCGGCGATTTCCTCGGCAGCCCGGGCACCGAGGAGATCGTGCTCACCGACCCGGGCCTCGGCAGCTACAAGAAGCTGGTGATCAAGGGAGACAGGCTGACCGGCTGCGTGCTGTTCGGCGATACGGCCGACGGGCTCTGGTATCTCGACCTGATCCGCTCCGGCCAATCGATCGACGCCATTCGCCACGACATGATGTTCGGCCGTGCGCTCGCTGCGCGCGCCGGCAAATCCGTTGCCGCTTGA
- a CDS encoding ABC transporter ATP-binding protein: MTAYLKLDHIDKTFTRGAATTEVLKDISLTIDRGEYVSIIGHSGCGKSTLLNIVAGLTRATIGGVLLEDREVNSPGPDRAVVFQNHSLLPWLTVYQNVRLGVDKVFAKSKSRTERHDWTLHNLNLVQMAHAADKRPSEISGGMKQRVGIARALAMEPKVLLLDEPFGALDALTRAHLQDSVMALHQKLNNTILMITHDVDEAVLLSDRIVMMTNGPSARIGEVLDVPLPHPRKRLELATNATYLKCRQRVLEFLYERHRYIEAA; the protein is encoded by the coding sequence ATGACCGCTTATCTCAAGCTCGATCACATCGACAAGACCTTCACCCGCGGCGCCGCCACCACCGAAGTGTTGAAGGATATCAGCCTGACGATCGACCGCGGCGAATACGTCTCGATCATCGGCCACTCCGGCTGCGGCAAGTCCACGCTGCTCAACATCGTCGCCGGGCTGACGCGGGCGACGATCGGCGGCGTGCTGCTGGAGGACCGCGAGGTGAATTCGCCGGGGCCGGACCGCGCCGTCGTGTTTCAGAACCACAGCCTGCTGCCCTGGCTGACCGTGTATCAGAACGTCCGGCTCGGCGTCGACAAGGTGTTCGCCAAGAGCAAGTCGCGAACCGAGCGCCACGACTGGACGCTGCACAATCTCAATCTGGTGCAGATGGCGCACGCCGCCGACAAGCGGCCGTCGGAAATCTCCGGCGGCATGAAGCAGCGCGTCGGCATCGCCCGCGCGCTGGCGATGGAGCCGAAAGTGCTGCTGCTCGACGAGCCGTTCGGCGCGCTCGACGCGCTGACCCGCGCGCATCTGCAGGACTCGGTGATGGCGCTGCACCAGAAGCTGAACAACACCATCCTGATGATCACCCACGACGTCGACGAGGCGGTGCTGCTCAGCGACCGCATCGTGATGATGACCAACGGGCCGTCGGCGCGGATCGGCGAAGTGCTCGACGTGCCGCTGCCGCACCCGCGCAAGCGGCTCGAGCTCGCCACCAACGCGACCTATCTCAAGTGCCGTCAGCGCGTGCTCGAATTCCTCTACGAGCGTCATCGCTACATCGAGGCCGCTTAG